A single region of the Salvia miltiorrhiza cultivar Shanhuang (shh) chromosome 8, IMPLAD_Smil_shh, whole genome shotgun sequence genome encodes:
- the LOC131001980 gene encoding pentatricopeptide repeat-containing protein At3g62890-like yields MKWNHHASLRPAMAILLEPLFNSSQLPLPPSSYATVFQAFTGKNLLKQGQQLHAHIDTRGLRPTPFLAAKMVAMYASSGDIVSAARIFHSVPNPSLLLFNSIVRAYCLYKYSQETLHIFIRMHSLNFRGDYFTYPFVLKSIADQELLCIGKCTHLLTMKDGLRFDLYVATSLIDMYVKCGALGDARKLFEEMPVRDVSSWNALISGYMKEGSVGLARELFDEMPTKNIVSWTSMISGYTQNGLAANALQLFDKMLRRGSELKPNWVTIMSILPACAHSSALEQGRKIHRLAQEEGLDSHPSVQTALVGMYAKCGSLPDAKLCFDRIKPSSRNSVAWNSMISAYASHGRGTDAIQTFELMIQAGVRPDSITFTGLLSGCSHSGLVELGLRYFDSMSLDYAVERRHEHYACVVDLLGRAGRLVEAYEFISRMPMPAGASVWGALLAAGRCHRNLEISELAAKKLFVLEPENSGNYVILANMYSEASMWDEARALRALQKLQNVKKNPGCSWIEIDGKAYMFLSEDAAAASYPQAEEIHLLLREVSERMKAAGYVPDTSCSLHDVSEEEKEYSLTTHSEKLALAVGILNTRPGAVLRITKNLRICGDCHNAFKFVSKVYEREIVVRDVNRFHHFQEGSCSCDDYW; encoded by the coding sequence ATGAAATGGAACCACCACGCTTCTCTGAGACCAGCCATGGCGATCCTTCTAGAACCCCTCTTCAATTCATCCCAACTCCCACTCCCGCCCTCCTCCTACGCCACCGTATTCCAAGCCTTCACCGGAAAAAACCTCCTCAAACAAGGCCAGCAGCTCCACGCGCACATCGACACCCGCGGCCTTCGCCCCACGCCCTTCCTCGCCGCCAAGATGGTGGCCATGTACGCTAGCTCCGGCGACATCGTCTCCGCCGCCAGGATCTTCCACTCAGTCCCAAACCCCTCTCTCCTTCTCTTCAACTCCATCGTTCGCGCTTACTGTCTCTATAAATATTCCCAAGAGACTCTGCACATTTTTATCAGAATGCATTCTTTGAATTTTCGTGGGGATTATTTCACCTACCCGTTCGTTTTGAAATCAATTGCGGATCAGGAGCTTCTTTGCATCGGAAAATGCACACATTTGTTGACCATGAAAGATGGATTGAGATTCGATCTGTACGTTGCGACATCGTTGATTGATATGTATGTGAAATGCGGCGCGCTAGGTGACGCGCGCAAGCTGTTCGAAGAAATGCCTGTGAGGGACGTCTCGTCTTGGAATGCGTTGATCTCTGGTTATATGAAAGAAGGCTCAGTTGGTTTAGCACGAGAGCTGTTCGACGAAATGCCAACAAAGAACATTGTGTCGTGGACGAGTATGATCTCGGGTTACACCCAGAATGGCCTTGCAGCTAACGCTCTCCAACTGTTTGATAAAATGTTGAGGAGAGGGTCGGAGTTGAAGCCGAACTGGGTGACGATCATGAGTATTCTGCCCGCCTGCGCGCATTCCTCTGCGTTAGAGCAAGGGAGGAAGATTCACCGCCTTGCTCAAGAGGAGGGCTTGGACTCTCATCCATCAGTGCAGACGGCGCTGGTGGGAATGTACGCCAAATGTGGCAGCTTACCTGATGCCAAGCTATGCTTTGATCGAATCAAACCAAGCTCGAGGAATTCGGTTGCTTGGAACTCAATGATCAGTGCTTATGCTTCTCACGGGCGAGGCACGGACGCAATCCAGACATTTGAGCTCATGATTCAAGCAGGGGTTCGCCCGGATAGCATTACGTTCACGGGGCTACTATCGGGTTGCAGCCACTCCGGCCTAGTGGAATTAGGGTTGAGATACTTCGACTCCATGAGTTTGGACTACGCAGTCGAGAGGAGGCACGAGCACTATGCCTGCGTGGTGGACCTCTTGGGACGCGCTGGGAGATTAGTCGAGGCCTATGAGTTCATCTCCCGAATGCCAATGCCAGCCGGGGCAAGCGTGTGGGGGGCGTTGCTGGCTGCAGGGAGATGCCACCGCAATCTTGAGATATCCGAGCTAGCAGCGAAGAAGCTCTTCGTGTTGGAGCCGGAGAATAGTGGGAACTATGTGATACTCGCGAATATGTACTCAGAGGCTTCAATGTGGGACGAGGCGAGAGCCTTGAGAGCCCTGCAGAAATTGCAGAATGTGAAGAAGAATCCAGGATGCAGTTGGATTGAGATTGATGGGAAAGCCTACATGTTTCTTAGTGAAGATGCTGCAGCTGCTTCATATCCTCAAGCAGAGGAAATCCACTTGCTTTTGAGGGAGGTCTCGGAGAGGATGAAGGCGGCCGGGTATGTGCCTGATACTAGCTGCTCATTGCACGACGTGAGCGAGGAGGAAAAGGAGTACTCGCTCACGACACACAGTGAGAAGCTGGCGCTCGCAGTCGGGATACTCAACACGCGCCCTGGCGCAGTTTTGCGCATCACCAAGAACCTTAGGATCTGCGGGGACTGCCACAATGCGTTCAAGTTTGTGTCCAAGGTATACGAGAGGGAGATCGTGGTGAGGGATGTCAATCGGTTTCATCATTTTCAAGAGGGGAGCTGCTCTTGTGATGACTACTGGTGA
- the LOC131001979 gene encoding auxin response factor 18-like, with protein sequence MIDIMHSLEKTENQFEKYLDSQLWHACAGGMTQIPPLNSNVYYFPQGHAEHAAKNVDFRSFPRISPLVPCRVSSIKYLADVETDEVFAKIGLVPLRGRECEVDDEVGLLGFDRNEEKEKLNSFAKTLTQSDANNGGGFSVPRYCAETIFPRLDYSAEPPVQTILGKDVHGEVWKFRHIYRGTPRRHLLTTGWSNFVNQKKLVAGDSIVFLRAENGDLCVGIRRAKLGIGGGSEVSSGWNTGAANGTSSLYKSGFYGFSSESGLKNECDSRVKEKDNVKIASVIEAARLAASGQLFEVVYYPRASTPEFVIKASAVRAAMRVQWCPGMRFKMAFETEDSSRISWFMGTISSVQVDDPIHWPNSPWRLLQVAWDEPDLLQNVKRVNPWLVELVSSIPTIHLSPFSPPNKRPRQHLEFPFGQLPMSTLLSNPLSPSSPLCCLPDNISTGIQGARHAQFVLSSSDLHLNKLQMGLRPFDFKPLDYGGQHPQFITGNPLENCNSGASPHCLKMESSVQYLKKPNEGKNGARTPMFVLFGQPILTEQQISQSCSMDAGGNSFSDGYHDTVGHTSNASGSAVIQNSPPEASSDEEFPRLKDQKHEHCKVFMESEDVGRTLDLSTLRSYEELHRKLSSMFGRSTISSIVVYSNAVGATKLIGDEPFGDFVTKARRLTILTDSSSDYHGNK encoded by the exons ATGATTGATATTATGCATTCATTGGAGAAGACCGAGAATCAGTTCGAAAAATATTTGGATTCCCAATTATGGCATGCTTGTGCTGGTGGAATGACTCAAATTCCACCATTGAATTCCAATGTGTATTACTTCCCTCAGGGTCATGCTGAGCATGCGGCTAAGAATGTCGATTTTCGTAGTTTTCCCCGAATTTCGCCCCTAGTGCCTTGTAGAGTATCATCGATTAAGTATCTGGCTGATGTTGAGACAGATGAGGTTTTTGCAAAAATCGGATTAGTCCCTTTGAGAGGGAGGGAATGTGAGGTTGATGATGAGGTTGGATTGTTGGGATTTGATAGGAATGAGGAAAAGGAGAAGCTGAATTCGTTCGCTAAGACGCTGACACAGTCGGATGCAAACAATGGTGGGGGGTTTTCTGTTCCGAGGTATTGCGCGGAGACCATATTTCCAAGGTTGGATTACTCGGCTGAGCCGCCTGTGCAGACGATCTTGGGCAAGGATGTGCATGGGGAGGTTTGGAAGTTTAGGCATATCTATCGGGGGACGCCTAGGAGGCATCTCTTGACCACTGGTTGGAGTAATTTTGTGAACCAGAAGAAGCTTGTGGCAGGGGATTCCATTGTGTTCTTGAGGGCAGAAAATGGGGACCTTTGTGTGGGCATACGCAGGGCCAAGTTGGGGATCGGGGGCGGGTCTGAGGTGTCGTCCGGGTGGAACACGGGTGCCGCGAATGGCACCTCATCTTTATACAAGTCGGGTTTCTATGGTTTCTCAAGTGAGAGTGGCCTTAAGAATGAGTGTGATTCGAGGGTGAAGGAGAAAGATAATGTGAAGATTGCTTCAGTAATTGAAGCAGCAAGACTTGCTGCCAGTGGGCAGCTGTTCGAGGTCGTCTACTATCCCCGTGCAAGCACGCCGGAGTTTGTGATCAAGGCCTCGGCAGTGAGGGCTGCAATGAGGGTCCAGTGGTGTCCCGGGATGAGATTCAAGATGGCATTCGAAACAGAAGATTCGTCTCGGATAAGCTGGTTTATGGGAACCATATCATCTGTCCAAGTAGATGATCCGATTCACTGGCCTAATTCTCCTTGGCGACTTCTGCAG GTGGCATGGGATGAGCCCGATTTGCTCCAAAACGTTAAACGCGTTAACCCTTGGTTAGTTGAGTTGGTTTCAAGTATTCCGACAATCCATCTCTCCCCGTTCTCCCCGCCAAACAAGAGGCCTCGGCAGCATTTGGAATTTCCGTTCGGCCAACTTCCGATGTCGACGCTACTCAGCAACCCCCTCAGTCCCAGCAGCCCCTTGTGTTGTTTACCCGACAACATCTCTACAGGCATACAGGGAGCCAGGCATGCTCAATTCGTGTTATCTTCTTCGGATCTCCACCTCAATAAACTGCAGATGGGACTTCGTCCGTTCGACTTCAAGCCACTCGATTATGGTGGCCAACATCCTCAATTCATCACCGGCAACCCTCTGGAAAATTGCAACTCAGGCGCTTCGCCTCATTGTCTAAAAATGGAGAGCTCTGTCCAGTATCTGAAGAAGCCTAATGAAGGCAAAAACGGGGCGAGAACGCCTATGTTTGTTTTATTCGGTCAGCCAATTCTGACGGAACAGCAAATTTCTCAGAGCTGCTCCATGGATGCCGGAGGGAACAGCTTCTCGGATGGATACCACGATACTGTAGGCCACACATCCAATGCTTCGGGATCAGCAGTGATTCAGAATTCTCCACCGGAAGCCTCATCGGATGAAGAGTTTCCGAGGCTGAAAGATCAGAAACACGAGCACTGCAAAGTTTTCATGGAGTCCGAGGATGTTGGTCGGACCCTTGACCTCTCGACTCTCAGGTCATACGAAGAACTGCACCGGAAATTGTCTTCTATGTTCGGAAGATCCACAATTTCGAGCATTGTAGTTTATAGCAACGCAGTAGGCGCGACCAAACTCATTGGAGACGAGCCCTTCGG CGATTTTGTGACAAAAGCAAGAAGGCTTACGATTCTAACGGATTCAAGCAGCGACTATCACGGTAACAAGTGA
- the LOC131001981 gene encoding DNA-directed RNA polymerases IV and V subunit 2-like: MDRWDFIEEAGPSTSSIKEKFPNGSAQMEFDDDVDFNYSDSEDEVDCALQELDKGFLKGFCKKASTAFFEQYGLISHQINSYNDFVKYGIQQVFDSVGEIMIEPGYDPSKRGDGEWRRATLKFGKVTLDHPTFWTGEKFSSADGAKEFLELLPRHAHLQNMTYSSKIKVETHLQVYTEGLSRSDKFKTGVDKVVEKTILNEYRTDVNFGRLPVMVKSDLCWMSRPGPDGEEQRDCEFDQGGYFVIKGAEKTFIAQEQICLKRLWVAKDPTWTIAYRPVSKRKRVYIKLVPKVEHLIAGDKILTAYFYVTEVPVWLLFFALGVPNDREVVKLIGLDSDEDSAIANILVPSIYDADKKFGGFRKAGNAIENIKKLMQGSKFPPTETVDDLITTYLFPNLRSRRQKASFLAYMVKCLLEAYRGRHKVDNRDDLRNKRVELAGELLERELRVHIKHAERRMVKAIQRDLYKDREVQTIDHYLDASIVTNGLSRAFSTGAWVHPYKRMERISGVVANLRRTNPLQAVCDMRRTRQQVSYTGRVGDARYPHPSHWGKVCFLSTPDGENCGLVKNLASLGLVSTNILEQESILKKFYDCGMENLVDDDSCLLDSKHKVFLDGDWVGVCKDSSSFVAKLRRKRRKMEVPHQIEIKRDKHRGEVRIFADAGRILRPLFVVQNLKRIKDLKGEFLFQSLLDNGIVEFIGPEEEEDCQTAWGTDYLFTAELDNPPVKYTHCEFDSSFLLGLSCGIIPFANHDHARRVLYQSAKHSQQAIGYSTTNPGIRVDTNSHQLYYPQRPLFRTMLSDCLGKSRYSEHHKGMMPRPDFFNGQCAIVAVNVHLGYNQEDSLVMNRASLERGMFRTEHVRSYKAEVENSEAVGKRPKSDEFVTFGKMQSKIGRVDSLDDDGFPYIGANLQTGDIVIGKHAASGVDHSIKLKHTERGMVQKVVLSANDEGKNFAVVSLRQVRAPCLGDKFSSMHGQKGVLGFLESQENFPFTIDGIVPDIVINPHAFPSRQTPGQLLEAALGKGIALKGGLKYATPFSTPSVEDITTQLHRLGFSRWGGERVYDGRTGEKVESLIFMGPTFYQRLTHMAEDKVKFRNTGPVHPLTRQPVADRKRFGGIKFGEMERDCLIAHGAAANLHERLFTLSDSSQMHICRKCKNMANVIQRPVFGGRKIRGPYCRFCESVEDVVRVNVPYGAKLLCQELFSMGISLKFETELC, from the exons ATGGATAGGTGGGATTTTATAGAAGAAGCAGGACCTAGCACTAGCAGCATCAAGGAGAAGTTTCCTAATGGTTCGGCACAAATGGAATTTGATGATGATGTAGACTTCAACTATTCTGATTCTGAAGATGAGGTGGACTGTGCCCTGCAAGAACTGGACAAAGGCTTCTTGAAAGGTTTCTGTAAGAAGGCTTCCACAGCGTTTTTTGAGCAGTATGGTTTAATTAGCCACCAGATCAATTCTTACAATGACTTTGTTAAGTACGGGATCCAACAAGTCTTTGACTCTGTTGGGGAGATTATGATTGAACCTGGATACGATCCTTCGAAAAGGGGAGATGGTGAGTGGAGGCGTGCAACTCTTAAGTTTGGAAAAGTTACACTTGATCACCCGACATTCTGGACTGGTGAAAAGTTTTCATCGGCTGACGGTGCTAAAGAGTTTTTGGAGCTTTTGCCCAGGCATGCTCATCTTCAAAATATGACCTATTCATCCAAGATCAAAGTTGAGACTCATCTTCAG GTGTACACAGAAGGTCTCTCCAGAAGTGACAAGTTCAAAACTGGTGTAGATAAAGTTGTTGAAAAAACAATACTGAATGAGTATAGGACTGATGTTAACTTTGGGAGACTTCCTGTCATGGTGAAATCAGACTTGTGCTGGATGAGTAGACCTGGACCTGATGGTGAAGAACAACGAGATTGTGAATTTGATCAAGGAGGTTATTTTGTTATCAAGGGTGCTGAGAAG ACGTTCATTGCTCAGGAGCAAATATGCCTTAAAAGGCTGTGGGTGGCTAAAGATCCTACCTGGACCATTGCATATCGTCCAGTCTCAAAAAGGAAACGAGTGTATATAAAGTTAGTCCCAAAAGTGGAGCATCTAATAGCTGGAGACAAGATCCTTACTGCCTACTTTTATGTCACTGAGGTTCCTGTTTGGCTTCTATTCTTTGCTTTGGGTGTTCCAAATGATAGAGAGGTGGTCAAGCTGATCGGTCTGGACAGTGACGAGGACTCCGCAATTGCAAATATACTCGTGCCATCAATATATGATGCTGACAAGAAATTTGGTGGTTTTCGTAAGGCTGGGAATGCAATAGAGAATATCAAGAAGTTGATGCAGGGCAGTAAATTTCCACCTACAGAAACAGTGGATGATTTAATCACTACCTACCTCTTTCCCAATCTTAGGAGCCGGCGACAGAAGGCTTCTTTTCTTGCATATATGGTCAAGTGCTTACTGGAGGCCTACAGAGGGCGCCACAAAGTTGACAACAGAGATGATCTTAGGAACAAGAGGGTAGAGTTGGCAGGTGAACTGCTTGAACGAGAATTGAGGGTTCATATCAAACATGCGGAGAGGCGAATGGTTAAAGCCATACAGAGAGACCTTTACAAAGATAGGGAGGTGCAGACCATTGACCACTACTTGGATGCCTCAATCGTCACTAATGGTCTTTCCAGAGCCTTCTCAACTGGAGCTTGGGTGCACCCTTACAAGAGGATGGAAAGAATTTCTGGTGTAGTTGCTAATCTCAGGCGAACAAATCCATTGCAGGCAGTATGTGATATGAGGAGAACTCGGCAGCAGGTCTCATACACAGGCAGGGTTGGTGATGCTAGATACCC GCACCCATCTCATTGGGGTAAGGTTTGCTTTCTCTCTACACCAGATGGAGAAAATTGCGGTCTGGTTAAGAATCTGGCCAGCCTGGGTCTTGTCAGTACTAATATCCTCGAGCAAGAAAGCATTCTTAAAAAATTTTATGACTGTGGAATGGAAAATTTGGTTGATGATGATTCTTGTTTGCTCGATAGCAAGCATAAAGTTTTTCTGGATGGAGATTGGGTTGGAGTGTGCAAAGATTCTTCTTCATTTGTTGCTAAACTGAGACGCAAGCGTCGCAAAATGGAAGTACCTCATCAG ATTGAGATCAAAAGAGACAAGCATCGGGGTGAAGTGCGCATATTTGCTGATGCTGGAAGGATACTGCGCCCTCTCTTTGTTGTCCAGAACTTGAAGAGGATTAAAGACTTGAAAGGAGAGTTTTTGTTTCAATCTCTTCTTGACAATGGTATAGTTGAGTTCATAGGACCTGAAGAGGAAGAAGATTGTCAAACTGCGTGGGGAACTGACTACCTGTTCACTGCCGAATTAGATAACCCACCTGTGAAGTATACCCACTGTGAGTTTGATAGTTCATTCCTGCTAGGTTTGAGCTGTGGAATAATCCCTTTTGCCAACCATGATCACGCTAGGAGAGTCCTTTACCAGTCTGCTAAGCACTCCCAGCAAGCCATAGGGTACTCAACCACAAATCCTGGCATTCGGGTCGATACAAACTCTCATCAACTATACTATCCCCAGAGGCCCCTTTTCCGAACCATGCTTTCAGATTGCCTTGGGAAGTCAAGGTATTCTGAACACCACAAAGGGATGATGCCACGGCCTGACTTCTTTAACGGCCAGTGTGCTATTGTGGCTGTCAATGTCCATCTTGGGTACAATCAAGAAGATTCCCTCGTGATGAACCGTGCTTCTTTAGAGCGTGGCATGTTCAGAACTGAACACGTCAGGAGCTATAAGGCTGAAGTGGAAAACTCAGAAGCGGTGGGGAAAAGGCCCAAGTCCGATGAGTTTGTTACTTTTGGGAAGATGCAAAGCAAGATTGGGCGTGTTGACAGCCTTGATGACGATGGCTTTCCCTATATTGGTGCAAATCTCCAAACTGGTGACATAGTCATTGGTAAGCATGCTGCTTCAGGGGTTGATCATAGCATCAAGCTCAAGCATACTGAAAGGGGCATGGTTCAGAAGGTTGTGCTGTCAGCCAATGATGAGGGAAAGAACTTTGCAGTTGTATCTTTGAGACAG GTTCGTGCTCCTTGCCTGGGGGACAAATTTTCGAGCATGCATGGGCAGAAGGGTGTTCTGGGGTTTCTGGAGTCTCAGGAGAACTTTCCTTTTACCATAGATGGAATAGTTCCAGATATTGTGATAAACCCACATGCATTTCCTTCTCGACAAACACCAGGACAACTTTTGGAGGCCGCCCTAGGCAAAGGGATTGCACTTAAAGGTGGACTAAAATATGCAACCCCATTTTCCACTCCATCTGTTGAAGATATAACGACCCAACTTCACAG GCTTGGATTTTCCAGATGGGGAGGGGAAAGGGTGTATGATGGTCGTACGGGTGAAAAGGTCGAATCTCTCATCTTTATGGGGCCAACATTCTACCAACGTCTCACGCATATGGCTGAGGACAAGGTGAAGTTCAGAAATACAGGGCCGGTTCACCCTCTTACCCGCCAGCCCGTGGCTGATAGGAAACGCTTTGGTGGAATCAAGTTCGGTGAGATGGAACGAGATTGCCTTATCGCCCACGGTGCAGCAGCCAACCTGCATGAGCGTCTCTTCACCCTCAGTGATTCGTCTCAGATGCACATCTGTAGGAAGTGCAAGAACATGGCGAATGTGATCCAGCGACCGGTGTTTGGTGGTCGGAAGATCCGTGGCCCATACTGTCGATTCTGCGAGTCCGTGGAAGATGTGGTGAGGGTGAATGTGCCTTATGGGGCTAAGTTACTTTGCCAGGAACTCTTCAGCATGGGGATTTCACTTAAGTTTGAGACTGAATTGTGCTga